In Pseudomonas hamedanensis, a single window of DNA contains:
- a CDS encoding LLM class flavin-dependent oxidoreductase, with protein MSRQMKLGAFLMATGHHVAAWRHPDVPADAGLDFAHYKRLAQIAEGAKFDALFVADSVAAPTQDIASRMARSDHFEPLTLLSALSAVTERIGLIATATTSYNEPYHVARKFASLDHLSGGRAGWNLVTSDNAAEALNFGRDEHIGHAERYSRAREFHQVVTGLWDSWEDDAFVRNKVSGAYYDPAKLHVLDHVGEHFRVKGPLNVARSPQGQPVIIQAGSSETGRELAAQTAEVVFTAQTSLTAAQVFYADIKGRLSKFGRGHDALKIMPGVYVVVGATEAQAQEKSETFQPLVEPEVGVALLGRMLGNFDLAKYPLDGPLPPLPLTDSGQQSRQKLLTELAGREQLTLAELGRKIAGGRGHYSLVGTPEQIADRLQEWFEQGAADGFNVLVPHLPGGLEDFANGVVPELQRRGLFRTEYEGRTLRQNLGLVRPANRFA; from the coding sequence ATGAGCAGACAGATGAAACTCGGTGCGTTTCTCATGGCGACCGGGCATCACGTGGCGGCGTGGCGGCATCCGGATGTGCCGGCAGATGCGGGGCTGGACTTTGCCCATTACAAACGCCTGGCGCAGATCGCCGAAGGAGCAAAGTTCGATGCGCTGTTTGTCGCCGATAGCGTTGCCGCACCGACCCAGGACATCGCCAGCCGCATGGCCCGTTCCGATCACTTCGAGCCGTTGACGCTGCTCTCGGCATTGAGCGCGGTCACCGAGCGCATCGGTCTGATCGCTACAGCGACCACCAGTTACAACGAGCCGTATCACGTCGCACGCAAGTTCGCTTCGCTCGATCACCTGAGCGGCGGGCGCGCCGGTTGGAATCTGGTGACCTCGGACAATGCGGCCGAAGCGCTGAATTTCGGGCGTGATGAACATATCGGCCATGCCGAACGCTACAGCCGTGCGCGCGAATTTCACCAGGTGGTCACCGGGCTTTGGGACAGTTGGGAGGACGATGCGTTTGTGCGCAACAAGGTCAGCGGCGCTTATTACGATCCCGCAAAGCTCCACGTGCTCGATCATGTCGGCGAACATTTCCGGGTCAAAGGACCGCTGAATGTAGCCCGCTCGCCACAGGGCCAACCGGTGATCATCCAGGCCGGCTCTTCCGAAACCGGGCGCGAACTGGCGGCGCAAACGGCAGAAGTGGTGTTCACCGCGCAGACTTCGCTAACCGCTGCTCAGGTGTTTTATGCCGACATAAAAGGGCGCTTGAGCAAGTTCGGGCGCGGTCACGACGCGCTGAAAATCATGCCAGGCGTATATGTCGTGGTGGGTGCCACCGAGGCTCAGGCGCAGGAAAAGTCTGAAACGTTTCAGCCATTAGTCGAACCCGAGGTGGGCGTCGCGCTGCTTGGGCGTATGCTGGGCAACTTCGACTTGGCGAAGTATCCGCTGGACGGGCCGCTGCCGCCGTTGCCATTGACTGATAGCGGTCAGCAGAGCCGGCAGAAACTGCTGACCGAACTGGCGGGCCGGGAACAACTGACCCTCGCTGAACTCGGTCGAAAAATCGCCGGCGGGCGTGGGCATTACAGTCTCGTCGGTACGCCTGAGCAGATCGCCGATCGCCTGCAGGAGTGGTTTGAACAGGGCGCGGCGGATGGCTTCAATGTTCTGGTGCCGCACCTGCCGGGCGGACTGGAAGATTTCGCCAATGGCGTGGTGCCGGAACTGCAGCGGCGCGGGTTGTTCAGAACTGAATATGAGGGTCGGACGTTGCGCCAGAATCTGGGTCTGGTTCGACCTGCAAATCGCTTTGCATGA
- a CDS encoding TonB-dependent receptor — translation MNNFPGAGHSLAQAIRAAGWIFTGLAALPLPSAFAADSSDQEPTLKSVTVTATRREESLQKVPVAVSVIDGEQLERDNRNGVASIVQQVPSLNFRTGASNKDTSLFVRGVGTISTSPGVEPTVATVIDGVVYARPGQATLDLLDLQRVEVLRGPQGTLFGKNASAGVLNITSKAPTAETHGYIDQAYYSGNESRTRFGIGGSLIPDTLKGSISTLFGTYDGNVDKQHNGQEVNGYNHRGARGKLEFTPNDDVTFTLIADYMQSHDDGPNGVVSQSLTPAFANALSPVNATAHNRDINTDTRSHVEDVNKGLSGQLDWQLGDFKLTSITAWRGWDNTQYQDGDRLGTVTAAFPGTADKGDLAFDQYSQELRLASPKGEFLEYVAGLFYMHGKDDETYQRTLTTTTRTDRGVADYSTASDSYAVFGESTLNFTSDFRGIAGLRYTHDDLEYDHRRVSTSAATVSGIQPATSSSGSVDEDGWSGRLGVQYDLSDTVTTYLTYSRGYKGPAYNVFFNMQPRDTEALKPETSNTWEAGIKATSWNNRLTTNLAVFHSEYDNYQANFFDTVAGQVVTRLINAGSVISEGVELDYALQATQQLKFSGALAYTRARIDEFACPAGAAASCNVNGKPLPFSPDWKSYVRADYSIPLDNGLDIELGTDYSWQSEVQYDISQNRDTKQGAYGLWNASVALADYSNGWRVALLGKNLADKSYSSLLASGDSYIYRAVPRDDERYFGVQLRKDF, via the coding sequence ATGAATAACTTTCCTGGGGCGGGACACTCACTGGCGCAGGCGATTCGCGCTGCGGGCTGGATCTTTACCGGGTTGGCGGCGCTGCCGTTGCCCAGCGCATTTGCCGCTGACAGCAGCGATCAGGAACCGACCCTGAAATCGGTGACGGTCACCGCCACCCGCCGCGAAGAGTCGCTGCAAAAAGTACCGGTGGCGGTCTCGGTGATCGACGGCGAGCAACTGGAGCGCGACAACCGCAACGGTGTGGCGAGCATTGTCCAGCAAGTGCCGTCGCTGAATTTTCGTACCGGCGCATCGAACAAGGACACCTCGTTGTTTGTTCGCGGCGTCGGCACGATTTCCACCTCGCCCGGCGTCGAGCCGACCGTGGCCACGGTGATCGATGGCGTGGTGTATGCGCGTCCGGGGCAGGCGACGCTGGACCTTCTCGACCTGCAGCGTGTCGAGGTATTGCGCGGGCCGCAGGGCACGCTGTTCGGCAAGAATGCCTCGGCCGGAGTGCTCAATATCACCAGCAAGGCACCGACCGCCGAGACCCATGGCTACATCGATCAGGCGTACTACAGCGGCAACGAAAGCCGCACTCGGTTCGGCATTGGCGGCAGCCTGATTCCGGACACGTTGAAGGGCTCGATCAGCACGTTGTTCGGCACCTACGACGGTAACGTCGACAAGCAGCACAACGGCCAGGAGGTGAACGGTTATAACCATCGCGGCGCACGCGGCAAGCTCGAATTCACGCCGAACGATGACGTCACGTTCACCCTGATTGCCGACTACATGCAGTCCCATGATGACGGCCCTAACGGCGTCGTCAGCCAGTCGTTGACCCCGGCCTTCGCCAATGCGCTGAGCCCCGTCAATGCCACCGCACACAATCGCGACATCAACACCGACACCCGCTCTCACGTCGAGGACGTTAACAAAGGCCTGTCCGGTCAGCTCGACTGGCAACTGGGCGATTTCAAACTGACATCGATCACTGCGTGGCGCGGCTGGGACAACACCCAGTATCAGGACGGCGACCGTCTCGGCACTGTAACAGCCGCGTTCCCGGGTACGGCGGACAAGGGCGATCTGGCTTTTGACCAATACTCGCAGGAGCTGCGTCTGGCCTCGCCGAAAGGCGAATTCCTCGAATACGTCGCCGGCTTGTTCTACATGCACGGCAAGGACGACGAGACTTATCAGCGCACGTTGACCACTACCACGCGCACCGATCGCGGCGTCGCCGATTACAGCACCGCCAGCGATAGCTACGCGGTGTTCGGCGAGAGCACGCTGAATTTCACCTCGGATTTCCGCGGCATCGCTGGGCTGCGCTACACCCACGATGATCTGGAATACGATCATCGCCGCGTCTCGACTTCGGCAGCCACCGTCAGCGGCATTCAACCGGCGACCAGCAGCTCAGGCTCGGTGGACGAAGACGGTTGGTCCGGTCGCCTCGGTGTGCAGTACGACCTGAGCGACACGGTGACCACCTACCTGACCTACTCGCGCGGCTACAAAGGCCCGGCCTACAACGTGTTCTTCAACATGCAGCCGCGTGACACCGAAGCACTGAAGCCGGAGACCTCGAACACTTGGGAGGCGGGAATCAAAGCCACCTCCTGGAACAATCGCCTGACCACCAACCTGGCGGTGTTCCACAGCGAGTACGACAACTATCAGGCGAACTTTTTCGACACTGTCGCCGGTCAAGTGGTGACGCGGCTGATCAACGCCGGCAGCGTCATCAGCGAAGGTGTCGAGCTGGATTACGCCTTGCAAGCCACCCAGCAATTGAAGTTCTCAGGTGCACTGGCCTACACCCGCGCACGCATCGACGAATTCGCCTGCCCGGCCGGCGCGGCGGCATCGTGCAACGTCAACGGCAAGCCGCTGCCATTCAGCCCTGACTGGAAAAGCTACGTGCGCGCCGACTACAGCATCCCGCTGGACAACGGCCTGGATATCGAACTGGGCACCGACTACAGCTGGCAGAGCGAAGTGCAGTACGACATCAGCCAGAATCGGGACACCAAACAGGGCGCGTATGGGCTATGGAACGCCAGTGTCGCATTGGCCGATTACAGCAATGGCTGGCGCGTCGCCTTGCTCGGCAAGAACCTCGCCGACAAGTCGTATTCGTCGTTGCTGGCCAGTGGCGACAGCTACATCTATCGCGCCGTGCCACGGGATGACGAGCGCTACTTCGGCGTGCAACTGCGCAAGGACTTCTGA
- a CDS encoding LacI family DNA-binding transcriptional regulator: protein MSEQKPRKRRGAGRVTLSAVARKAGVSAITVSRYFNQPELVSPERRERIAAVVAELGYVPNLVAGGLASARGKIVGMVIPNISGPIFANTIQGFSDTLSRHGYQLLLASSYFDIEQEENAVRAFLGWSPAALVLTSHFHSAGTEKMIAEADVPVIETWDYQPERGPMQIGFSHVEVGVAAARHLLEKGYQRIAFVQNSAPGDFSALERRDGYAATLRAAGLEPWVFAPDADRAPFEAGKQAMDVLMNASPRPDAIIFANDNLAAGGLLAGQRAGIKIPEDCAVLGFGDYPFAEMLLPSLSTVKPPALEIGVLAAMRVLESLGVLPCDEVQRLNLLQCTVIERESILRNCARQ, encoded by the coding sequence TTGAGCGAACAAAAGCCCCGCAAACGACGAGGCGCCGGCCGTGTGACGTTAAGTGCCGTGGCGCGCAAGGCTGGTGTTTCGGCGATCACCGTGTCGCGTTATTTCAACCAGCCCGAACTGGTCTCGCCCGAGCGCCGAGAACGGATTGCAGCCGTCGTGGCCGAATTGGGTTACGTGCCCAATCTCGTCGCCGGCGGTCTGGCTTCGGCGCGAGGGAAAATCGTCGGCATGGTGATCCCGAATATCTCCGGGCCAATCTTCGCCAATACGATTCAAGGCTTCAGCGACACCCTCAGCCGTCACGGTTATCAGCTGTTGTTGGCGTCGAGTTACTTCGATATCGAGCAGGAAGAAAACGCCGTGCGCGCATTCCTCGGCTGGTCGCCGGCGGCGCTGGTGCTGACCAGCCATTTCCACAGCGCGGGCACGGAGAAGATGATTGCCGAGGCAGATGTTCCCGTCATCGAGACCTGGGATTACCAACCCGAACGTGGACCGATGCAGATTGGTTTCTCGCATGTTGAAGTGGGCGTAGCGGCAGCGAGACATCTGCTGGAAAAAGGCTACCAACGCATCGCGTTTGTACAAAACAGCGCGCCCGGCGACTTCAGTGCACTGGAGCGCCGCGACGGTTATGCCGCGACGTTGCGCGCCGCAGGGCTTGAGCCATGGGTGTTCGCCCCAGACGCCGACCGCGCACCGTTCGAGGCCGGCAAGCAAGCGATGGACGTCTTGATGAACGCCTCACCGCGCCCCGACGCAATCATCTTCGCCAATGACAATCTCGCCGCCGGCGGCTTGCTCGCCGGGCAACGCGCCGGTATCAAAATCCCGGAAGACTGCGCCGTGCTGGGCTTCGGCGATTACCCGTTTGCCGAGATGCTGCTGCCGAGTCTGAGCACGGTCAAGCCGCCGGCGCTGGAGATTGGAGTGCTGGCGGCAATGCGGGTGCTGGAAAGCCTTGGGGTGCTGCCGTGCGATGAGGTGCAGCGGCTGAATTTGTTGCAATGCACAGTCATCGAACGCGAGAGCATCCTGCGCAATTGCGCACGCCAGTAA
- the betT gene encoding choline transporter BetT, with product MNPPVFYFAATVILLFGLVVIAMPEQAGAWLLEAQNWAANTVGWYYMLAMTLYLVFVVVTALSGYGKIKLGADHDEPEFSYLSWAGMLFAAGISITLFFFCVSEPLTHMLQPPQGEAGTADAARQAMQILFLHWGLHGWGVFAFVGMALAYFAYRHNLPLALRSALYPLIGKRINGPIGYAVDGFGIIATVFGLGADMGFGVLHLNSGLDYLFGIAHTQWIQVGLITLMMGAAIIVAVSGVDKGVRVMSDINMLLACGLLLFVLFAGPTQHLLNTLIQNVGDYLGALPMKSFDLYAYDKPSDWLGGWTVFYWAWWIAWSPFVGLFIARISRGRTIREFVFGVLLIPLGFTLAWMSIFGNSALDQVLNHGMSALGMSALDNPSMSIYLLLETYPWSKTVIAVTVFISFVFFVTSADSGTVVLSTLSAKGGNPDEDGPKWLRVFWGAMTALITSALLFSGSIDALKSAVVLTSLPFSLILLLMMWGLHKAFYLESQKQIAQLHSLAPVSGSRRGTGGWRQRLSQAVHFPSRDEVYRFMDTTVRPAIEEVTAVFVEKGLNVVTQPDPAHDNVSLEIGHGEQHPFIYQVQMRGYFTPSFARGGMGSKQLNNRRYYRAEVHLSEGSQDYDLVGYTKEQIINDILDQYERHMQFLHLVR from the coding sequence ATGAATCCGCCGGTGTTCTACTTCGCCGCGACGGTGATTCTGCTGTTTGGCCTTGTCGTCATTGCCATGCCCGAACAGGCCGGCGCCTGGTTGCTGGAAGCGCAGAACTGGGCGGCCAATACGGTCGGCTGGTACTACATGCTCGCGATGACCCTGTATCTGGTCTTCGTGGTGGTCACCGCGTTATCCGGCTACGGCAAGATAAAACTCGGTGCCGACCACGACGAGCCCGAATTCAGTTACCTGTCCTGGGCCGGCATGCTGTTTGCGGCCGGGATCAGCATCACGCTGTTTTTCTTCTGTGTTTCCGAACCCCTGACCCACATGCTGCAACCGCCGCAGGGCGAGGCCGGTACGGCGGATGCGGCGCGACAAGCGATGCAGATTCTGTTTTTGCATTGGGGCCTGCATGGCTGGGGCGTGTTCGCCTTTGTCGGCATGGCGCTGGCCTACTTCGCCTATCGTCACAACCTGCCGCTGGCCCTGCGTTCGGCGCTTTATCCGCTGATCGGCAAGCGCATCAACGGCCCCATCGGCTATGCGGTGGACGGTTTCGGTATCATCGCCACGGTGTTCGGTCTCGGTGCCGACATGGGCTTTGGCGTGTTGCACCTGAATTCGGGCCTGGACTATCTGTTCGGCATCGCCCACACCCAGTGGATTCAGGTCGGCCTGATCACGCTGATGATGGGCGCGGCAATCATCGTTGCGGTCTCTGGCGTCGATAAAGGCGTGCGGGTGATGTCCGATATCAACATGCTGCTGGCCTGCGGGCTGTTGCTGTTCGTGCTGTTCGCCGGGCCGACTCAGCACTTGCTTAACACGTTGATCCAGAACGTCGGCGACTACCTCGGCGCCTTGCCGATGAAGAGTTTCGACCTCTACGCCTATGACAAGCCGAGCGACTGGCTCGGTGGCTGGACGGTGTTCTACTGGGCCTGGTGGATCGCCTGGTCACCGTTCGTGGGCCTGTTCATCGCGCGGATTTCTCGCGGCCGGACCATTCGCGAATTCGTCTTCGGTGTGCTGCTGATTCCGCTTGGTTTCACCCTCGCGTGGATGTCGATTTTCGGCAACAGCGCCCTTGATCAAGTGCTCAACCACGGCATGAGCGCGCTGGGCATGTCGGCCCTCGATAATCCCTCAATGAGCATTTATCTGCTGCTGGAAACCTATCCGTGGAGCAAAACCGTTATCGCCGTGACGGTGTTCATCAGCTTCGTGTTCTTCGTCACCTCTGCCGACTCCGGCACCGTTGTGCTCTCGACGTTGTCGGCCAAGGGCGGCAACCCGGATGAAGACGGGCCGAAATGGCTGCGGGTGTTCTGGGGCGCGATGACTGCGCTGATCACCAGTGCCTTGCTCTTTTCCGGCAGCATCGATGCACTGAAGTCTGCCGTGGTGCTGACCTCCTTGCCGTTCTCGTTGATCCTGCTGCTGATGATGTGGGGCCTGCACAAGGCGTTCTATCTGGAGTCGCAGAAGCAGATTGCGCAACTGCATTCGCTGGCGCCGGTCTCCGGTTCGCGGCGTGGCACCGGCGGCTGGCGACAGCGCCTGAGTCAGGCGGTGCATTTCCCGTCGCGCGATGAGGTGTACCGTTTCATGGACACCACGGTGCGCCCGGCGATCGAAGAAGTGACCGCGGTGTTTGTCGAAAAAGGCCTGAACGTGGTGACTCAGCCAGATCCGGCGCATGACAACGTCAGCCTGGAAATCGGCCATGGCGAGCAGCATCCGTTCATCTATCAGGTGCAGATGCGCGGCTACTTCACACCGTCCTTCGCCCGTGGCGGCATGGGTTCCAAGCAGCTCAACAACCGCCGCTACTACCGCGCCGAAGTGCATCTGAGCGAGGGCAGTCAGGACTACGATCTGGTCGGCTATACCAAAGAACAGATCATCAACGACATCCTCGACCAGTACGAACGGCACATGCAGTTCCTGCACCTGGTGCGTTGA
- the epsC gene encoding serine O-acetyltransferase EpsC, whose translation MSERSSHWQLHTIVGQLRSARDQWRAQNGRASGEQGGRELPSRAAMAEILEALCGALFPMRLGPVDLREESEDFYVGHTLDVALNALLAQTRLELRYAARHSAQHDSEVEARAIQIVQDFALALPGLRTLLDTDVLAAYHGDPAARSVDEVLLCYPGILAVIHHRLAHHLYRAGLPLLARISAEIAHSATGIDIHPGAQIGRSFFIDHGTGVVIGETAIIGERVRIYQAVTLGAKRFPADEDGQLQKGHPRHPIVEDDVVIYAGATILGRITIGKGSTIGGNVWLTRSVPAGCNLTQANLQHDDGTQK comes from the coding sequence GTGAGCGAGCGTTCCAGCCATTGGCAACTACACACCATCGTCGGCCAGCTACGCAGTGCGCGGGATCAGTGGCGCGCCCAGAACGGCCGGGCCTCCGGCGAGCAGGGCGGACGCGAGTTACCGTCGCGAGCGGCGATGGCGGAGATTCTCGAAGCGCTGTGCGGCGCCTTGTTTCCGATGCGTCTGGGTCCGGTGGACCTGCGCGAGGAAAGTGAAGATTTCTACGTCGGCCACACGTTAGATGTCGCGCTGAACGCGTTGCTGGCGCAGACGCGGCTGGAACTGCGCTATGCCGCCCGGCACAGCGCGCAGCATGATAGCGAAGTCGAAGCCCGCGCCATCCAGATCGTGCAGGATTTCGCCTTGGCATTGCCGGGTCTGCGCACGTTGCTCGATACCGACGTGCTGGCGGCCTATCACGGTGATCCGGCGGCACGCAGTGTCGATGAGGTGCTGTTGTGCTATCCGGGCATTCTCGCCGTCATCCATCATCGTCTGGCGCACCATTTGTACCGCGCCGGGCTGCCGCTGCTGGCGCGGATCAGCGCGGAAATCGCCCATTCGGCCACGGGCATCGATATTCACCCCGGGGCGCAGATTGGCCGCAGTTTCTTTATCGACCACGGCACCGGCGTGGTGATCGGCGAGACCGCGATTATCGGTGAGCGCGTGCGGATTTATCAGGCAGTCACCCTGGGGGCCAAGCGCTTCCCGGCGGATGAAGACGGCCAGTTGCAAAAGGGCCATCCGCGCCATCCGATCGTCGAAGACGATGTGGTGATTTACGCCGGGGCGACCATTCTTGGGCGGATTACCATTGGCAAGGGTTCGACCATCGGTGGCAACGTGTGGCTGACGCGCAGCGTGCCGGCGGGGTGCAATCTGACCCAGGCGAATCTGCAGCATGATGATGGGACGCAGAAGTAA
- a CDS encoding D-cysteine desulfhydrase produces MFKQPLKQQLERFKRLDLLSHPTPLERLARLSAWLGREVYIKRDDLTPLAMGGNKLRKLEYLAADALAQGADTLITAGALQSNHVRQTAALAARLGLGCVALLENPLGTDDSNYTGNGNRLLLDLFDTKVELVDNLDNADEQLAALAVRLRSNGKKPYLVPIGGSNALGALGYVRAGLELAEQIKDSGLDFAAVVLASGSAGTHSGLALALQEALPQLPVIGVTVSRSEEDQRPKVQGLAERTAELLGVELPASFKVELWDEYFAPRYGEPNAGTLAAVKLLAGQEGLLLDPVYTGKAMAGLLDGIGRQRFEDGPIIFLHTGGAPALFAYKDFLNT; encoded by the coding sequence ATGTTTAAACAACCGCTCAAACAGCAACTGGAACGCTTTAAACGCCTCGACCTGCTCAGCCACCCCACCCCGCTGGAAAGACTTGCGCGCCTGTCCGCGTGGCTCGGCCGCGAGGTGTACATCAAGCGCGATGACCTGACGCCGCTGGCCATGGGTGGCAACAAATTGCGCAAACTCGAATACCTCGCCGCCGATGCGCTGGCCCAAGGCGCCGACACGCTGATCACCGCCGGTGCCTTGCAATCGAACCACGTCCGCCAGACCGCCGCACTCGCCGCCAGGCTCGGCCTCGGCTGCGTGGCCCTGCTGGAAAATCCGCTGGGCACCGATGACAGCAATTACACCGGCAACGGCAACCGCTTGCTGCTTGATCTGTTCGACACCAAAGTCGAATTGGTCGACAACCTCGACAACGCCGACGAACAACTGGCCGCCCTCGCCGTGCGCCTGCGCAGCAATGGCAAGAAACCCTATCTGGTGCCGATTGGCGGGTCCAACGCACTCGGTGCCTTGGGTTACGTGCGCGCAGGTCTGGAGCTGGCTGAGCAGATCAAGGACAGCGGCCTCGATTTCGCCGCGGTGGTGCTGGCCTCGGGCAGCGCCGGGACACACAGCGGTCTGGCGCTGGCCCTGCAGGAAGCGCTGCCACAATTGCCGGTGATTGGTGTGACCGTTTCGCGCAGTGAAGAAGATCAGCGGCCGAAGGTGCAGGGTCTGGCCGAACGCACGGCAGAGCTGCTCGGTGTCGAGCTGCCGGCCAGCTTCAAGGTTGAGTTGTGGGATGAATATTTCGCCCCGCGTTATGGCGAACCGAATGCCGGCACACTGGCCGCGGTGAAACTGTTGGCGGGCCAGGAAGGTCTGCTGCTTGACCCGGTCTACACCGGCAAGGCCATGGCCGGCCTGCTCGACGGCATTGGCCGGCAGCGCTTCGAGGACGGCCCGATCATCTTCCTGCACACCGGTGGCGCGCCGGCGTTGTTTGCGTACAAGGATTTTCTGAACACCTGA
- the tcyJ gene encoding cystine ABC transporter substrate-binding protein, whose protein sequence is MNFSALRRTLLVGSLGLALSTGLITQAVAGEQLQQIKDKGVLNVGLEGTYPPFSFVDENGKLSGFEVELSEALAQKLGVKAKIQPTKWDGILAALESKRLDLVVNQVTISDERKKKYDFSEPYTVSGIQALVLKSKEAALNIKTAADLSGKKVGVGLGTNYEQWVRANVPGADVRTYDDDPTKFADLNNGRTDAILIDRLAALEYAKKAPKTVAAGEAFSRQESGIALRKGEPELLAAVNKALGELRADGTLEKLSKKYFNADVTK, encoded by the coding sequence ATGAATTTTTCCGCACTACGTCGCACTCTGCTGGTCGGTTCGCTGGGCCTGGCGCTGAGCACCGGCCTGATCACCCAGGCAGTGGCCGGTGAGCAGTTGCAGCAGATCAAGGACAAAGGCGTTCTCAACGTCGGCCTGGAAGGCACTTACCCACCGTTCAGTTTCGTCGATGAAAACGGCAAGTTGTCCGGTTTCGAAGTCGAGCTCTCCGAAGCCCTGGCACAAAAACTCGGCGTCAAAGCCAAGATTCAGCCGACCAAATGGGACGGCATTCTCGCTGCGCTGGAATCCAAGCGTCTGGACCTCGTGGTCAACCAGGTCACCATCTCCGATGAGCGCAAGAAGAAGTACGACTTCTCCGAACCGTATACCGTCTCCGGCATTCAAGCCCTGGTGCTGAAAAGCAAAGAAGCGGCATTGAACATCAAGACCGCTGCTGACCTGTCCGGCAAAAAAGTCGGTGTAGGTCTGGGGACCAACTACGAACAGTGGGTCCGCGCCAACGTGCCGGGCGCCGATGTGCGCACCTACGACGATGATCCGACCAAGTTTGCCGACCTCAACAACGGTCGCACCGACGCCATCCTGATCGACCGTCTGGCCGCGCTCGAATACGCCAAGAAAGCCCCGAAAACCGTGGCCGCCGGTGAAGCCTTCTCCCGTCAGGAATCCGGTATCGCCCTGCGTAAAGGCGAACCTGAACTGCTGGCTGCGGTGAACAAGGCTCTCGGCGAACTGCGTGCTGACGGCACTCTTGAGAAGCTGTCGAAGAAGTACTTCAACGCAGACGTTACTAAATAA
- the tcyL gene encoding cystine ABC transporter permease, with amino-acid sequence MEEAFQLALDSAPFLLKGAYYTVVLSLGGMFFGLLLGFGLALMRLSRFKSVSWLARIYVSFFRGTPLLVQLFVIYYGLPQMGLELDPLPAALIGFSLNMAAYACEILRAAIGSIERGQWEAAASIGMTRAQTLRRAILPQAMRTALPPLGNSFISLVKDTALAATIQVPELFRQAQLITARTFEVFTMYLAAALIYWILATVLSHFQNKLEARVNRHDQES; translated from the coding sequence ATGGAAGAAGCTTTCCAACTCGCGCTGGATTCCGCGCCCTTTCTGTTGAAGGGCGCGTACTACACGGTAGTCCTCAGCCTCGGCGGGATGTTCTTCGGCCTGCTGCTGGGCTTCGGCCTGGCGCTGATGCGCCTGTCGCGCTTCAAGTCGGTCAGTTGGCTGGCACGCATCTATGTGTCATTTTTTCGTGGCACGCCGTTGCTGGTGCAGCTGTTCGTAATTTATTACGGCCTGCCACAAATGGGCCTGGAACTCGATCCGCTGCCAGCAGCGCTGATCGGCTTCTCACTGAATATGGCCGCCTACGCCTGTGAAATCCTGCGCGCTGCGATCGGTTCGATCGAACGGGGCCAGTGGGAAGCCGCTGCGAGCATCGGCATGACCCGTGCGCAGACCTTGCGCCGGGCCATCCTGCCGCAAGCCATGCGCACGGCATTGCCGCCGCTGGGCAACAGCTTCATTTCACTGGTCAAGGACACCGCGCTGGCTGCCACCATTCAGGTACCGGAACTGTTCCGCCAGGCGCAGTTGATTACCGCCCGGACTTTCGAAGTCTTCACCATGTATCTTGCCGCCGCGCTGATCTACTGGATTCTGGCCACAGTGCTTTCGCACTTCCAGAACAAGTTGGAAGCGCGGGTCAACCGGCACGACCAGGAGTCTTGA
- the tcyN gene encoding L-cystine ABC transporter ATP-binding protein TcyN, giving the protein MIVVEKLTKQFKGQVVLNGIDLQVQEGEVVAIIGPSGSGKTTFLRCLNFLEEPSSGRIKVGNIEIDTRRPLNQQQSLVRNLRQHVGFVFQNFNLFPHRTALENVIEGPIVVKKMPRDEATALGKRLLAKVGLAGKEDAYPRRLSGGQQQRVAIARALAMEPEVILFDEPTSALDPELVGEVLSTIRSLAEEKRTMVIVTHEMGFARDVANRVVFFDKGVIVEQGEAKALFANPKEPRTQQFLSKFLNHA; this is encoded by the coding sequence ATGATCGTCGTGGAAAAACTGACCAAGCAATTCAAGGGTCAAGTGGTGCTCAACGGCATCGATCTGCAGGTGCAGGAAGGCGAGGTGGTGGCAATCATTGGCCCCAGCGGCTCGGGTAAAACGACGTTCCTGCGCTGCCTGAATTTCCTTGAGGAGCCCAGCAGCGGCCGGATCAAGGTCGGCAATATCGAAATCGATACCCGTCGCCCGTTGAACCAGCAGCAGAGCCTGGTGCGTAACTTGCGCCAGCACGTCGGCTTCGTGTTCCAGAACTTCAACCTGTTTCCCCACCGCACAGCGTTGGAGAACGTCATTGAAGGCCCGATCGTGGTCAAGAAGATGCCACGCGACGAAGCCACTGCCCTGGGCAAAAGGCTGCTGGCCAAGGTTGGCCTCGCCGGCAAAGAGGATGCCTACCCGCGCCGCCTCTCTGGCGGTCAGCAACAGCGCGTGGCGATTGCCCGGGCGCTGGCGATGGAGCCGGAAGTGATCCTGTTCGACGAGCCGACCTCGGCCCTCGACCCGGAACTGGTCGGTGAAGTGCTGTCGACCATCCGCAGTCTGGCTGAAGAGAAGCGCACCATGGTGATCGTCACCCACGAGATGGGTTTTGCCCGCGACGTGGCCAACCGGGTAGTGTTTTTCGATAAAGGCGTGATTGTTGAACAAGGTGAAGCCAAAGCACTGTTTGCCAATCCGAAAGAGCCACGCACCCAACAGTTTCTCAGCAAGTTTCTCAACCACGCCTGA